The Pseudomonas sp. GD03919 region GTGCGTCTGGCTCAGGGAAAAGCACGCTGCTCAACCTCATCGGGCTGCTGGATGAACCGACTTCGGGGCGTGTTCTGCTCGCGGGCGAAGACATGACCAACGCCGATGCCGAATCACGCGCCATCGCGCGTAATCGGATCATTGGCTTCGTATTCCAGAGTTTCAACCTGCTGCCACGGCTCGATGCGCTCGACAATGTGGCACTCCCGCTGCTCTATCGCGGCATCCCCCAGCCGCAAGCCCGCCAGGCTGCCCTGACGCAACTGGAGCGCGTCGGCCTGAGCAACCGCAGCCACCATCGACCCGCCGATATGTCGGGCGGCCAGCGCCAGCGTGTCGCGATAGCCCGCGCCCTTGTCGGCGAACCCTCGCTGCTGCTGGCTGACGAACCCACCGGCAACCTCGACAGCCAGACGGCGCAGGACATCATCGGGCTGCTGCTGTCTTTGAACCGCGAACGC contains the following coding sequences:
- a CDS encoding ABC transporter ATP-binding protein; amino-acid sequence: MQRVHDTDLIRLENITHAYATGASSQAVLYDVSFSVPTGQSCAIVGASGSGKSTLLNLIGLLDEPTSGRVLLAGEDMTNADAESRAIARNRIIGFVFQSFNLLPRLDALDNVALPLLYRGIPQPQARQAALTQLERVGLSNRSHHRPADMSGGQRQRVAIARALVGEPSLLLADEPTGNLDSQTAQDIIGLLLSLNRERGTTLVVVTHDTGIADRMARCIQVRDGRIEEAGHA